A stretch of the Papaver somniferum cultivar HN1 chromosome 6, ASM357369v1, whole genome shotgun sequence genome encodes the following:
- the LOC113288107 gene encoding U-box domain-containing protein 4-like yields MVSIQDSQLPSSTQTLICSSPSSTFSSSISSKKRAQGRSMRTIRSNLYKNDPTEPKSAYVSENLTESVLDFRLTELVMENSKKNSSFDNDFIDLSQAFSDFSAYSSDISGELQRLAGVSPSNEDNHQQNEDTLNVEETDSWLGFLNREELSSEIYECEENIEKSVLGYVVQLKSSSLSVQRSAAANIRLLAKNSSENRAIIGESGAIPVLISLLKCTDPWTQEHSVTALLNLSLHEDNKILITNSGAIKPLVYVLKTGTETSKQNAACALLNLSLIDDNKIKIGVSGAIPPLISLLLNGSTRGKKDALTTLYKLCSVNPNKERAVTAGAVKPLVVLVSEQGNGLAEKAMVVLNSLAAIEEGRIAIVEEGGIPVLVEAIKDGSVKGKDFAVLTLLQLCSCNARNRGLLVREGGIPPLVALSQSGSARAKQKAETLLGYLREPRQEASCSSTP; encoded by the exons atggtgTCTATTCAGGATTCTCAACTTCCTTCATCAACACAAACACTTATTTGTTCATCACCATCCTCAACTTTTtcatcatcaatatcatcaaaGAAACGAGCACAAGGTCGATCTATGAGAACAATTCGTTCTAATCTCTATAAAAATGATCCAACAGAACCTAAATCTGCGTACGTTTCTGAAAATTTGACAGAATCTGTTTTGGATTTTAGGTTAACAGagttggtgatggaaaatagcaAAAAAAACTCTAGTTTTGATAATGATTTTATTGATCTTTCTCAAGCTTTTAGTGATTTTTCAGCTTATAGTAGTGATATATCCGGAGAATTACAGAGATTGGCTGGTGTTAGTCCATCAAATGAAGATAATCATCAACAAAATGAAGATACTCTAAATGTTGAAGAAACTGATTCTtggttagggtttttgaatcgtgaagaacTCTCATCAGAAATATACGAATGCGAAGAGAATATTGAGAAATCGGTGTTAGGTTATGTGGTACAGCTTAAATCTTCATCATTGTCTGTACAACGTTCGGCTGCTGCAAACATTCGATTACTTGCCAAGAATAGTTCGGAGAATCGGGCGATTATTGGTGAGTCAGGTGCGATTCCTGTGTTAATTTCTCTTTTGAAATGTACCGATCCTTGGACTCAAGAACATTCAGTAACAGCTTTATTAAATCTTTCTTTACATGAAGATAACAAGATTTTGATTACTAATTCTGGTGCAATTAAGCCGCTTGTTTATGTACTCAAAACCGGAACTGAAACATCCAAACAGAACGCTGCTTGTGCGTTACTAAATTTATCGTTAATTGATGATAACAAGATTAAAATTGGGGTTTCTGGAGCTATTCCGCCATTGATTTCGTTATTGTTGAATGGTTCGACTCGAGGGAAGAAAGATGCGTTAACTACGTTGTACAAGCTTTGTTCAGTGAATCCTAATAAAGAAAGAGCTGTGACTGCTGGTGCAGTAAAACCACTAGTTGTCTTAGTTTCTGAGCAAGGAAATGGTTTAGCTGAAAAAGCTATGGTTGTTTTGAATAGTTTAGCTGCCATTGAAGAAGGGAGAATTgctattgttgaagaaggtggtaTTCCTGTTTTAGTTGAGGCTATTAAAGATGGGTCAGTCAAAGGAAAGGATTTCGCAGTGTTAACCCTTTTGCAACTCTGCAGTTGCAATGCGAGAAATAGGGGATTGTTAGTGAGAGAAGGTGGGATTCCTCCACTTGTTGCATTATCTCAATCTGGAAGTGCAAGGGCTAAACAAAAG GCAGAAACACTTCTTGGGTATCTGAGGGAACCAAGACAAGAAGCCTCTTGTTCATCAACTCCTTGA